The following are encoded in a window of Nibricoccus aquaticus genomic DNA:
- a CDS encoding sensor histidine kinase: MTTTSRRIFLYWLLLLAAALGVGAGAWLLLEREESRLSKRTESAEAARRAAVEARAALVAENVELLVGDVEAGLLDTLAEAPAENLDAVLNDWERTNPLVRTAFRAAASSGRLLRPAIGNRSEEARGFYRRFATRLSAQPPWRPVKLSYEEFSSSSRKKGDQNVETVQNARREVQALAKDRSSYASNSAQSGSASALSGQQEAKVKGRSLSEKAEVADFAVAERAVPAAKAASVAPVADRRGWLPLVADGRLHLLGWVWPQNASEVRGVEVELAALVSRLGGAMPVEVAAGEGYALRDDKGRVQHQAGVVAASAPTVRVPLAATLLPGWDVVAFLAVAPEESGTGSFFAVGASLAAVLLLAILTSGSLLLWQARRSEAEAAQKTSFVANVSHEFKTPLTTIRLYSELLEQGRVADAEKQGEYLRTIGRETQRLARLVNNALDFSRLEQGKKQFQRERCDLGAELGRLMDVHAPRVAESGMTLRGSLPEKPVMVTTDRDAVEQIVLNLVDNACKYASDGRELSVALVGRADGGAEVRVSDRGPGVPVSERERIFEKFHRVDQTLTAEKGGTGLGLSIARQLARGLGGELRCEARPGGGAVFVLTLP; encoded by the coding sequence GTGACGACCACCTCGCGCCGCATTTTTCTCTATTGGTTGTTGCTGCTGGCAGCGGCGCTTGGGGTCGGAGCGGGGGCGTGGTTGTTGCTAGAGCGGGAGGAGTCGCGGTTGTCGAAGCGCACGGAATCGGCCGAGGCGGCGCGGAGGGCGGCGGTCGAAGCGCGGGCGGCATTGGTCGCCGAAAATGTCGAATTACTGGTCGGCGATGTGGAGGCGGGATTATTGGATACGCTGGCTGAGGCACCGGCGGAAAATCTGGACGCGGTGCTCAATGACTGGGAGCGGACCAATCCGCTCGTGCGGACGGCGTTCCGGGCGGCGGCGAGCAGCGGGCGGTTGCTGCGGCCGGCGATAGGGAACCGTAGTGAAGAGGCTCGGGGATTTTACCGGCGGTTTGCGACGCGGTTGAGTGCTCAGCCGCCGTGGCGGCCGGTAAAACTATCTTACGAGGAGTTTTCGAGTAGTTCGCGAAAGAAGGGCGATCAAAACGTGGAGACGGTTCAAAATGCGCGACGCGAAGTTCAAGCGCTGGCGAAGGATCGGTCGTCGTATGCGTCGAACTCGGCGCAGTCGGGGAGTGCGAGCGCGCTCTCGGGACAGCAAGAAGCTAAGGTGAAGGGGCGTTCATTATCGGAGAAAGCAGAGGTAGCGGATTTTGCAGTGGCAGAGCGCGCGGTACCGGCGGCGAAGGCGGCGAGTGTTGCGCCTGTTGCGGACCGGCGTGGATGGCTGCCGTTGGTGGCGGACGGGCGGTTGCATTTGCTGGGCTGGGTGTGGCCGCAAAATGCGAGCGAGGTGCGTGGCGTGGAGGTGGAACTGGCGGCGCTGGTGTCGCGGTTGGGCGGGGCGATGCCGGTCGAGGTGGCGGCGGGCGAGGGCTATGCGCTGCGCGATGACAAGGGGCGCGTGCAGCATCAAGCGGGCGTGGTCGCGGCGAGTGCGCCGACGGTGCGCGTGCCACTGGCGGCGACGTTGTTACCGGGGTGGGACGTGGTGGCGTTTCTGGCGGTCGCGCCGGAGGAGAGCGGGACGGGATCGTTTTTCGCGGTGGGAGCGTCGCTCGCGGCGGTGTTGTTGCTGGCGATTTTGACGAGTGGATCGCTGCTGCTGTGGCAGGCGAGGCGGAGCGAGGCGGAGGCGGCGCAGAAGACGTCGTTTGTGGCGAATGTGTCGCACGAGTTTAAGACGCCGCTGACGACGATCCGGCTGTATTCAGAATTGCTGGAGCAAGGGCGCGTGGCCGATGCGGAGAAGCAGGGCGAGTATCTGCGGACGATCGGTCGCGAGACGCAGCGGCTGGCGCGGCTCGTGAACAACGCGCTGGATTTTTCGCGGCTGGAGCAGGGGAAGAAGCAATTTCAACGCGAGCGGTGTGATCTCGGAGCTGAGTTGGGGCGGTTGATGGATGTTCATGCACCGCGGGTCGCTGAGTCGGGGATGACATTGAGGGGTTCGCTGCCCGAGAAGCCGGTGATGGTGACGACGGACCGCGATGCAGTGGAGCAGATCGTACTCAATCTCGTGGATAATGCGTGCAAGTACGCGAGCGACGGGCGCGAGTTGAGCGTGGCGCTTGTGGGTCGCGCGGACGGTGGAGCAGAGGTGCGCGTGAGTGATCGCGGGCCGGGCGTGCCAGTGTCGGAACGCGAACGGATTTTCGAGAAGTTTCACCGCGTGGATCAGACGCTGACGGCGGAAAAGGGCGGCACGGGACTCGGGCTGAGTATTGCGCGGCAGCTCGCGCGCGGGCTGGGCGGGGAACTACGTTGCGAAGCGCGGCCGGGAGGCGGCGCGGTGTTTGTGCTTACTTTGCCATGA
- a CDS encoding response regulator transcription factor, with product MKAKILIAEDDANIRLGLTATLESEGYDVTAAGDGAQALKLFAQGKFDLVILDVMMPKASGYDVCRDLRAKGERVPVLFLTAKGEEIDKVVGLKLGADDYVTKPFGVHELLARVEALLRRSRTSAEKNGAGGGGAKELPAVFRFGVAEIDRKKFTAAVSGREAVALTARELKLLEVFAAGAGEVLTRDALLNAVWGVGYFGTTRTLDQHVAQLRKKVEADAESPAAIITVHGIGYRYEPCR from the coding sequence ATGAAAGCGAAAATCCTGATTGCCGAAGACGACGCGAACATACGGCTCGGGCTGACGGCGACGTTGGAGAGCGAAGGGTATGATGTGACGGCGGCGGGCGATGGCGCGCAGGCGTTGAAGCTTTTTGCGCAGGGGAAATTCGATCTGGTGATCCTCGATGTGATGATGCCGAAGGCCAGCGGCTATGACGTGTGCCGGGATCTGCGTGCGAAAGGCGAACGCGTGCCGGTGTTGTTTCTCACCGCGAAGGGCGAGGAGATCGACAAGGTGGTCGGACTCAAACTGGGTGCGGACGATTATGTAACAAAGCCGTTTGGCGTGCATGAATTGCTGGCGCGGGTGGAGGCGTTGCTGCGGCGTTCGCGGACGAGTGCTGAGAAAAACGGTGCGGGCGGAGGAGGAGCGAAGGAGTTGCCGGCGGTGTTTCGATTTGGTGTGGCGGAAATCGATCGGAAGAAATTCACGGCGGCGGTGAGCGGGCGCGAGGCGGTGGCGTTGACGGCGCGGGAGTTGAAGTTGCTGGAAGTTTTTGCGGCGGGTGCGGGCGAAGTGCTGACGCGGGATGCGTTGCTCAACGCGGTGTGGGGCGTGGGTTATTTTGGGACGACGCGGACGCTCGACCAACATGTCGCGCAGTTGCGGAAGAAGGTGGAGGCGGACGCGGAATCACCGGCTGCGATTATTACGGTTCATGGGATCGGGTACCGGTACGAACCGTGCCGTTGA
- a CDS encoding superoxide dismutase, with protein sequence MQRLSAQASAGAAANAASGPFVLPPLTFAYDALEPHIDAKTMEIHHTKHHQAYVTAANKALAGHAELLGLDVPELLRQLDKAPEAIRTTLRNNVGGHANHSFFWTLLSPKGGGEPKGGLESAIKKQFGDFAAFKTQFADAAAKRFGSGWAWLLMKDGKLVIESSANQDSPLMMGARPILGLDVWEHAYYLKYQNRRADYVNAFWNVVDWDKANDYYRMAT encoded by the coding sequence ATGCAGCGTCTCTCGGCGCAGGCGTCGGCTGGAGCGGCAGCGAACGCGGCGAGCGGGCCTTTCGTGCTGCCTCCGCTGACCTTTGCTTATGATGCGCTGGAGCCGCACATCGATGCGAAGACGATGGAGATTCATCACACGAAGCATCATCAGGCGTATGTGACGGCGGCGAACAAGGCGCTGGCGGGTCACGCGGAGTTGCTGGGATTGGACGTGCCGGAGCTGCTGCGTCAGCTCGATAAGGCGCCGGAAGCGATTCGCACGACGCTGCGGAATAATGTCGGTGGGCATGCGAATCACTCGTTCTTCTGGACGCTGCTGAGCCCGAAGGGTGGCGGTGAACCGAAAGGCGGGCTGGAGTCGGCGATCAAGAAACAGTTCGGCGATTTCGCGGCGTTCAAGACGCAGTTCGCGGATGCGGCGGCGAAACGGTTTGGCAGCGGCTGGGCGTGGCTGCTCATGAAAGATGGCAAACTAGTGATCGAGTCGTCGGCCAATCAGGACTCGCCGCTGATGATGGGCGCGCGGCCGATTCTCGGTCTCGATGTGTGGGAGCACGCGTACTATCTCAAATATCAAAATCGGCGCGCGGACTATGTGAATGCGTTCTGGAACGTGGTGGATTGGGACAAGGCCAACGACTACTACCGGATGGCAACGTGA
- a CDS encoding Fur family transcriptional regulator has protein sequence MIASTQTNHPLAAVSPAKSPASIDVACARLKSAGLRITQPRVAILEALLKRTAPASIEQIHNDLASTACDLVTVYRCLAAFQEVGLVRLCYFHNGTSLYQIALDGDAAPYHIVSKDSNDVTELDAESSAELRTVVKKIEETLKSRGYTDVSHLVEFFAQKPKNLTRDSGNVAATAIPAAVQQRSQSPVVKS, from the coding sequence ATGATCGCTTCAACCCAGACCAACCACCCCTTGGCGGCCGTATCACCCGCCAAATCGCCAGCGTCCATCGACGTGGCTTGCGCCCGCCTCAAGTCAGCCGGGCTTCGTATTACCCAGCCGCGTGTTGCGATTCTAGAAGCACTTCTGAAACGCACCGCGCCGGCCAGCATCGAGCAGATTCACAACGACCTCGCCAGCACCGCCTGCGATCTCGTCACCGTGTACCGCTGCCTCGCCGCCTTCCAGGAAGTTGGCCTCGTCCGCCTCTGTTACTTCCACAACGGCACCAGCCTCTACCAAATCGCCCTCGATGGCGACGCCGCTCCCTACCACATCGTTTCCAAAGACTCCAACGACGTCACCGAACTCGATGCCGAGAGCAGCGCCGAACTCCGCACCGTGGTGAAAAAAATCGAAGAGACGCTCAAGTCCCGCGGTTACACCGACGTTTCCCACCTCGTCGAGTTTTTCGCCCAAAAACCGAAAAACCTCACGCGCGATTCCGGCAACGTCGCCGCCACCGCGATTCCCGCCGCCGTCCAGCAACGCAGCCAGTCGCCAGTCGTGAAGAGCTAA
- a CDS encoding Minf_1886 family protein — MQDVEFNEVIELICKEDGRYDRKAYTFIRQGLDQTVKEIRKKDAEKAQRSRHVSGPELLEGLRAYALDQYGPLTKTVLNSWGIKRCQDFGDLVFNLIEYNVFSKTESDKREDFSDIYTFDDAFVKPFLPKKKPRQTDTATEAVGPA, encoded by the coding sequence ATGCAGGACGTGGAATTTAACGAAGTCATCGAGCTCATTTGCAAAGAAGACGGTCGCTACGACCGGAAGGCTTATACCTTTATCCGTCAGGGTTTGGATCAGACGGTGAAGGAGATCCGTAAGAAAGACGCCGAGAAGGCGCAACGGTCGCGTCACGTGAGCGGACCGGAGTTGTTGGAAGGGCTGCGAGCCTACGCGCTGGATCAGTACGGGCCGCTGACGAAGACGGTGCTGAACTCGTGGGGTATCAAACGCTGTCAGGATTTTGGCGATCTGGTTTTCAATCTGATCGAGTACAACGTCTTCAGCAAAACCGAGAGCGATAAACGCGAGGACTTTTCGGACATCTATACGTTTGACGATGCGTTCGTGAAACCGTTTTTGCCGAAGAAGAAACCGCGCCAGACGGACACGGCGACCGAAGCGGTCGGTCCGGCTTGA
- a CDS encoding M16 family metallopeptidase: MPVKPTAVSANFSLLDPFWKERVDRTVLSNGLTVLIKPDMSAPVASVQVWVKTGSIHENALLGAGLSHYLEHMLFKGTKRRAGREISASVQAHGGYINAYTTFDRTVYYIDLPSEHVGVAVDILADAVLHSTLPEDEVAKEKDVILREIDMGRDDPDQRLGEALFDTAFRQHPFRYPIIGHREVFSGVRHADLVAYYRARYVPNNLVVVIAGAVDPKAALVEVEKHFGGAPRARLAPVVIPEEPAQLAPRALHKFEDVELTRAGLAWQIPGITHPDAPLLDLLATILGGGDSSVLWQDVREKARLVHSVDAHSWTPGSVGLFYVSFTCDADKREAATKAIERSLARCVAKGFSPAQIKKAQRQTVVGEINSRKTMSGQASRLGAAEVVIGDLDYAKTYFERMRLVTAADLKRVLKTYLVPARLTSVSLNPKASEEALTGTTAVAGSDLEFEEIKLANGSRLLLQHDAHLPNLHVRLLCLGGPMQEDAGKRGATSLLATMLTKDTRKRSAAAVAQFIEEVGGAFHPFSGNNSFGLAAEVLPTDVDRALTVLSEAVFAPAFKKTTFEIEREAQLAELMQDADDVVTFGRKLLRRKFFGAYPLSIDSAGDESGLKAVTPGDLAALWKTCFVAGNVVLAVAGDFDRKKLVPQLKAFLAKVPKGKLAKPEVTFERPAEVGDFIETQPREQAVVFQAFRGPGLKADDYYVSEVADELFSGMSSRLFERVREDKGLAYFVRSSRVVGLEAGMFAFFAGTSPKHYEEVLAEFDAEIARVQAGEVTAEELKRCQTRLKAGRRMGLQTNSARAMQAGLNALYGQPVNDWKNYDGYIDAVTVAKLREFARTYFKKSQRTQLVVKA; this comes from the coding sequence ATGCCCGTTAAACCCACCGCCGTTTCCGCCAACTTCAGCCTGCTCGATCCATTCTGGAAAGAGCGCGTTGATCGCACGGTGCTCTCGAACGGGCTGACGGTGCTGATCAAGCCGGACATGTCGGCGCCGGTGGCGTCGGTGCAGGTCTGGGTGAAGACGGGGAGCATTCATGAAAATGCGCTGCTCGGTGCAGGGCTTTCGCACTATCTGGAGCACATGCTTTTCAAGGGCACGAAGCGCCGGGCGGGGCGGGAGATTTCGGCGTCGGTGCAGGCGCATGGCGGGTACATCAACGCGTACACGACCTTTGACCGGACGGTGTATTACATCGATCTGCCGTCGGAGCATGTGGGCGTGGCGGTCGATATTCTGGCGGATGCTGTGCTGCACTCGACGCTGCCGGAAGATGAAGTGGCGAAGGAGAAGGACGTGATTTTGCGCGAGATCGACATGGGGCGCGACGATCCCGACCAGCGGCTGGGTGAGGCGCTGTTCGACACGGCGTTTCGGCAGCATCCGTTCCGGTATCCGATCATCGGGCACCGCGAAGTGTTTTCCGGTGTGAGGCATGCGGATCTCGTCGCCTACTACCGTGCGCGTTACGTGCCGAACAATCTGGTGGTGGTGATCGCGGGGGCAGTTGACCCGAAAGCGGCGCTGGTGGAGGTGGAAAAACATTTTGGCGGAGCTCCGCGTGCGCGGCTGGCTCCGGTGGTGATTCCGGAGGAGCCGGCGCAACTCGCGCCACGGGCGTTGCATAAATTCGAAGACGTGGAGCTGACGCGGGCCGGGCTGGCGTGGCAGATCCCGGGTATCACCCATCCGGATGCGCCGTTGCTGGATTTGCTGGCGACGATTCTGGGCGGGGGCGACAGCTCGGTGCTGTGGCAGGATGTGCGCGAGAAGGCGCGATTGGTTCACTCGGTCGATGCGCACAGCTGGACGCCGGGAAGCGTGGGGTTGTTTTATGTGTCGTTCACATGCGACGCGGACAAGCGCGAGGCGGCGACGAAGGCGATCGAGCGGTCGCTGGCGAGGTGTGTGGCGAAAGGATTTTCGCCTGCGCAGATCAAGAAGGCGCAGCGGCAGACGGTGGTGGGGGAAATCAATTCGCGCAAAACGATGAGCGGGCAGGCGTCGCGGCTCGGAGCGGCGGAAGTCGTCATCGGCGATCTCGATTATGCGAAGACATATTTCGAGCGGATGCGTCTGGTTACCGCGGCGGATCTGAAGCGCGTACTGAAGACTTATCTCGTGCCTGCGCGGCTGACGTCGGTTTCACTTAATCCGAAGGCGAGTGAGGAAGCGCTTACGGGAACGACTGCGGTGGCGGGCAGCGATCTTGAGTTTGAGGAAATCAAACTGGCGAACGGTTCGCGGCTGTTGCTTCAGCACGACGCGCATCTCCCGAATTTGCATGTGCGGCTGCTGTGTCTTGGCGGACCGATGCAGGAAGACGCGGGCAAGCGCGGGGCGACGTCACTGCTGGCGACGATGCTGACGAAGGACACGCGGAAGCGGAGCGCGGCGGCTGTCGCCCAGTTCATCGAGGAAGTGGGCGGGGCATTTCATCCGTTCTCGGGCAACAACAGTTTCGGGCTCGCGGCTGAAGTGCTGCCGACGGATGTGGATCGCGCACTGACGGTGCTGAGCGAGGCGGTGTTCGCGCCGGCGTTTAAGAAGACCACGTTCGAGATCGAGCGCGAGGCGCAGCTGGCGGAGCTGATGCAGGATGCGGACGATGTGGTGACGTTTGGACGGAAGCTGCTGAGGAGGAAATTTTTTGGCGCGTATCCGCTATCCATCGACTCGGCGGGTGACGAGTCGGGGCTCAAGGCGGTGACGCCGGGCGATCTGGCGGCGCTGTGGAAGACGTGTTTTGTCGCGGGCAATGTGGTGTTGGCGGTGGCGGGCGATTTTGACCGGAAGAAGCTGGTGCCGCAGCTGAAGGCGTTTCTGGCGAAAGTGCCGAAGGGAAAACTGGCGAAGCCGGAGGTGACGTTTGAGCGTCCGGCAGAAGTCGGGGATTTTATCGAGACGCAGCCGCGCGAGCAGGCGGTGGTGTTTCAGGCGTTTCGCGGGCCGGGTCTGAAGGCCGACGATTATTACGTGAGCGAAGTGGCGGATGAACTGTTCAGCGGGATGTCGTCGCGGTTGTTCGAGCGAGTGCGCGAGGACAAGGGGCTGGCGTACTTTGTCCGGTCGAGCCGTGTGGTCGGACTGGAGGCGGGGATGTTTGCGTTTTTTGCCGGGACGAGTCCGAAGCATTACGAAGAAGTGCTGGCGGAATTCGACGCGGAGATCGCACGCGTGCAGGCGGGCGAGGTGACGGCGGAGGAGCTGAAGCGGTGTCAGACGCGTTTGAAGGCGGGGCGTCGGATGGGGCTGCAGACGAATTCGGCGCGCGCGATGCAGGCGGGCTTAAATGCGCTTTATGGGCAGCCGGTAAACGACTGGAAAAATTACGACGGCTATATCGACGCGGTGACGGTGGCGAAGCTGCGGGAGTTTGCGCGGACGTATTTCAAGAAGTCGCAGCGGACGCAGCTGGTCGTGAAGGCGTGA
- a CDS encoding NupC/NupG family nucleoside CNT transporter codes for MDSFSHLFRGLLGITAFLAIAALFSTNRRKIDWKLVGVGMSLQLIFGLLILHVGPVRKLFEAVGWGFNQIIGFTNEGTRLLFGWFNGIAGGNIPELPFTAGGPVFVVSVLPTIIFFSALTSLLYRLGVLQFIVMGFAWIMSRTMKLSGAETLNASGNIFVGQTEAPLLIKPYLKTMTRSELLAVMVGGMATIAGGVMAVYITLLGGNDPVERVRWATHLLTASVLSAPAALVVAKILMPQEEIVDRELRMSAEKPGENMLDAICLGTTDGLKLAANVAGMLIVFTALVAMVNWMLGGLLGEWTGLNAFIASTSGGRYDSLSLQLLFGLFGAPLAWLMGIDSANLITAGQLLGEKTVLNEFIAYLSMNKLQASGALTDDRTRIILTYALCGFSNIVSIGIQIGGIGAIAPEKRPELARLGWRALLGGSLACFLTASVAGMMT; via the coding sequence ATGGACTCCTTCTCCCATCTATTTCGCGGTCTTCTCGGCATCACCGCCTTCCTCGCCATCGCCGCCCTCTTCAGCACCAACCGCCGCAAGATCGACTGGAAACTCGTCGGCGTCGGCATGTCGCTTCAACTCATCTTCGGCCTGCTCATCCTTCACGTCGGCCCTGTCCGCAAACTCTTCGAAGCCGTCGGCTGGGGTTTTAACCAGATCATCGGCTTCACCAACGAGGGCACCCGCCTCCTCTTCGGCTGGTTCAACGGCATCGCTGGCGGCAACATCCCCGAGCTACCCTTCACCGCCGGCGGCCCCGTCTTCGTCGTCAGCGTGCTGCCCACCATCATCTTTTTCTCCGCGCTCACCTCGCTGCTCTACCGCCTCGGCGTCCTCCAGTTCATCGTCATGGGCTTCGCCTGGATCATGTCGCGCACCATGAAACTCTCCGGTGCCGAAACCCTCAACGCGTCGGGCAACATCTTCGTCGGCCAGACCGAGGCTCCGCTCCTCATCAAACCGTATCTAAAAACCATGACGCGCTCCGAGCTCCTCGCCGTCATGGTCGGCGGCATGGCCACCATCGCCGGCGGCGTCATGGCCGTGTACATCACCCTTCTCGGCGGCAATGACCCCGTCGAACGCGTCCGCTGGGCCACCCACCTCCTCACCGCCTCCGTCCTCTCCGCCCCTGCCGCGCTCGTCGTCGCCAAAATCCTGATGCCGCAGGAAGAAATCGTGGACCGCGAACTTCGCATGAGTGCCGAGAAACCCGGCGAAAACATGCTCGACGCCATCTGCCTCGGCACGACCGACGGCCTAAAACTCGCCGCCAACGTAGCCGGCATGTTGATCGTCTTCACCGCCCTCGTCGCCATGGTCAACTGGATGCTCGGTGGCCTCCTCGGCGAATGGACCGGCCTCAACGCCTTCATCGCCTCCACCTCTGGCGGCCGCTACGACAGCCTCTCCCTCCAACTCCTCTTCGGCCTTTTCGGCGCCCCGCTCGCCTGGCTCATGGGCATCGACTCCGCCAACCTCATAACCGCCGGCCAGCTCCTCGGCGAAAAAACCGTCCTCAACGAGTTCATCGCCTACCTCTCGATGAACAAACTCCAGGCCTCCGGCGCGCTCACCGACGACCGCACCCGCATCATCCTCACGTATGCGCTTTGTGGATTCTCCAATATCGTCTCCATCGGCATCCAGATCGGCGGCATCGGCGCGATTGCCCCCGAGAAACGCCCCGAGCTCGCCCGCCTCGGTTGGCGCGCCCTCCTCGGCGGCAGCCTCGCCTGCTTCCTCACCGCCTCCGTCGCCGGCATGATGACCTGA
- a CDS encoding gamma carbonic anhydrase family protein — protein sequence MTVEERLARHLSKMPDTARANWVAANATVVGDVTLGARSSVFYGAVLRGDIARIVVGEGTNIQDNCVVHLADDLDAVIGAWCTIGHGAIVHACTIEDECLIGMGATVLDGARIGARSIVGAGAVVKPRTVIPPGSVVLGSPAKVARTLNEEHQRALKGWAEKYLAVSAAHAAREKAAGEKR from the coding sequence CTGACGGTTGAAGAACGGCTGGCGCGGCATCTTTCGAAAATGCCGGACACGGCGCGGGCAAACTGGGTGGCGGCGAACGCAACCGTGGTCGGCGATGTGACCCTGGGTGCGCGGTCGAGCGTGTTTTATGGAGCGGTGCTGCGCGGGGATATTGCGCGGATCGTGGTGGGGGAAGGGACGAATATTCAGGACAACTGCGTGGTTCACCTGGCGGACGATCTCGATGCGGTGATCGGCGCGTGGTGTACGATCGGGCACGGGGCGATCGTCCATGCGTGTACGATCGAGGATGAGTGTTTGATCGGAATGGGAGCGACGGTGCTCGATGGTGCGCGGATCGGGGCGCGGAGTATCGTGGGCGCGGGAGCGGTGGTGAAGCCGAGGACGGTGATTCCGCCAGGATCCGTCGTCCTGGGGTCTCCTGCGAAGGTGGCGCGGACGCTCAATGAGGAACATCAGCGGGCGTTGAAAGGGTGGGCGGAAAAATATCTGGCGGTTTCGGCGGCGCATGCGGCGCGAGAGAAGGCGGCGGGAGAAAAGCGCTGA
- a CDS encoding epimerase, with protein MKLILTGATGQLGRILLRDFLRDTNATHDLVVLTRDPSTFPSSDFTSPLITATTSTNTPAHNSTLRILHWDARTLAPWSAELDGADAVINLAGRSVNCRYTKRNLAEMLSSRVESTRVIGEAVARTARPPRVWLQMSTATIYAHRFDAPNDEATGVLGSSEPDVPRYWDKSIEIARAWEETLFTSPTPLTRRVALRSAMVMSPDRAGVFDTLAKLARRGLGGAHGNGRQYVSWIHEHDFAAAIRFLLAREDLSGPINLAAPGPLTNASFQTILRHALLAPIGLRSPAWLLEIGAFFLRTDTELLLKSRRVIPTRLLENGFTFRHPDWPSAAIELAGRWENSPPVP; from the coding sequence ATGAAACTCATCCTAACCGGAGCCACCGGCCAGCTCGGCCGCATTCTCCTCCGCGACTTCCTGCGCGACACCAACGCCACGCACGACCTCGTGGTCCTCACACGCGACCCATCCACGTTCCCCTCCTCCGACTTCACCTCGCCCCTCATCACAGCAACCACCAGCACCAACACTCCCGCGCACAACTCCACTCTCCGCATCCTCCATTGGGACGCCCGCACCCTAGCCCCCTGGTCCGCCGAACTCGACGGAGCCGACGCCGTCATCAACCTCGCCGGCCGCTCCGTCAACTGCCGCTACACGAAGCGCAACCTCGCCGAAATGCTGTCCTCCCGCGTCGAATCCACCCGTGTCATCGGCGAAGCCGTCGCCCGCACCGCCCGCCCTCCGCGCGTCTGGCTCCAGATGAGCACCGCCACCATCTACGCCCACCGCTTCGACGCCCCCAACGACGAAGCCACCGGCGTCCTCGGCAGCTCCGAGCCCGACGTCCCGCGCTACTGGGACAAATCCATCGAGATCGCCCGCGCCTGGGAGGAAACCCTCTTCACATCTCCGACTCCCCTCACCCGCCGCGTCGCCCTCCGCTCCGCGATGGTGATGAGCCCCGACCGTGCCGGAGTTTTCGATACACTCGCCAAACTCGCCCGCCGCGGCCTCGGTGGCGCTCACGGCAACGGCCGCCAGTACGTCTCCTGGATTCACGAACACGACTTCGCCGCCGCCATCCGCTTCCTCCTCGCCCGCGAAGACCTCAGCGGCCCCATCAACCTCGCCGCCCCCGGCCCGCTCACCAACGCCTCTTTCCAGACCATCCTCCGTCACGCGCTCCTCGCCCCCATCGGTCTCCGCTCGCCCGCCTGGCTCCTCGAAATCGGCGCATTCTTCCTGCGCACCGACACCGAGCTCCTCCTCAAAAGCCGCCGCGTCATCCCCACCCGCCTCCTCGAAAACGGCTTCACCTTCCGCCACCCCGACTGGCCCTCCGCCGCCATCGAACTCGCCGGACGCTGGGAAAATTCTCCGCCCGTCCCGTAG
- a CDS encoding acyl-CoA desaturase, whose translation MIAIIGGALTISPTAILVSFIFTVSTLCLGHSVGFHRLLIHRSFACPRWLEYILVHLGVLVGMGGPFRVMYMHEIRDWAQRHPNCHPFFIHRNPAWKDFLWQLHCEIQLRHPPGFIIEPSTAENVVYKFMQRTWLLQQLPWALLLYFCGGAGWVIWGIFVRITVSLIGHWLVGYFAHNHGSRDWHLTGHAVQGYNLDHLGLLTMGECWHNNHHAFPGSAKLGIGEHQLDPGWWAISALQKLRLAWAIKLPADQPERPELSAAP comes from the coding sequence TTGATCGCCATCATCGGCGGAGCACTCACGATTTCTCCAACGGCTATTCTCGTATCGTTCATCTTCACCGTGAGCACGCTGTGCCTCGGACACTCGGTGGGATTTCACCGCTTGCTCATTCACCGCAGCTTCGCCTGCCCGCGCTGGCTGGAATACATATTGGTTCATCTCGGCGTCCTGGTCGGGATGGGCGGCCCTTTTCGAGTGATGTACATGCACGAAATCCGCGACTGGGCCCAACGACATCCCAACTGCCATCCTTTTTTCATTCACCGCAATCCCGCGTGGAAGGATTTCCTCTGGCAGCTTCACTGCGAGATTCAGCTTCGACATCCTCCCGGATTCATCATCGAGCCTTCGACCGCTGAAAACGTGGTCTATAAATTCATGCAGCGGACGTGGCTCCTACAGCAACTCCCCTGGGCGCTGCTGCTCTACTTTTGCGGCGGGGCGGGCTGGGTTATCTGGGGGATCTTCGTGCGCATCACCGTTTCGCTGATCGGACACTGGCTGGTCGGCTACTTTGCTCACAACCACGGCTCGCGAGACTGGCACCTCACCGGCCATGCCGTCCAAGGCTACAACCTAGATCACCTCGGACTGCTGACGATGGGCGAATGCTGGCACAACAATCACCACGCCTTTCCCGGCTCAGCCAAACTCGGCATTGGTGAACACCAATTAGATCCTGGATGGTGGGCCATCAGCGCTCTCCAAAAACTGAGACTGGCCTGGGCGATCAAATTACCAGCCGACCAGCCGGAACGCCCGGAACTCAGCGCCGCACCATGA